The following DNA comes from Anopheles coustani chromosome 2, idAnoCousDA_361_x.2, whole genome shotgun sequence.
AtctatcatatttttccatccttttactGTCAAAGTAGGCTCTGGCATGGCGTTTGACATATAAATGATGaccgctcgtgtaataacgcaaagttccacaaaatgggttttgcagttatttgatcattttgtAACGTCCGTCACTAGCTGTAGACTCTTGGCATTAGGCACCTTGATATTGTGCGGATACCGGATACACCTTTGTAAACCTACCTGATAGAATTAAGAACCTTGAACTACTTGAAGTAGAACTGTCAGAATAAAGCACGAGGCTCACTCTCTTTCGGAGCCGACCGTCGAACTGAGTAGACGTGTCGTTTTTGTATCTTCGGTCCTTGTGTATCATTCCGAAATGGATTAACTTTAGTTGTTCTATCCTTCCTGACTATGGTGTGGTGCAAGACCTTCGGCAGACTCTACAAGACTCTACAACTTCAGAAGTGGGATTGCCCAGAAAATCGCCTTCCAGCGCTTAACCGTGTCGTTCGTGCTCCGAAAACCGCGTGGTTTTAGAAGATCGTTCCTGCCACCCCTCGGACCACGGACTTTCGCTTACGACCTGCGAACAGGTTAAGTTGCCATCACGTGTGAAGATAGTGCGTAGCCCGACTTCCGGATGCCCAACGACCTGCTGTCTACCAACGATGTTCGTCCTCAGCTATTTGTCGTGACGCGATCGTCTTCATTGGTCCGGAATGTTCTTCAGTGTTGCGTCGTTCTGACTTCGCTTCTGCACTTCTGTTCTTCGGCTTCTGAGAAATACAGAACGAGCGCAAGCTGTGGAGAGCTACGGTCCCGATGACGAGAGTAGCATCGACATCGTGTTGGAGATCAACGGATTGGGAGGTCTGCTGCTCCGGAGGAGGCATAGACATCGAAAATTGAGGTCAATTTAGTAAAGTCAGGATTGGCCGAGCTGTAACGTCCGTCACTAGCTGTAGACTCTTGGCATTAGGCACCTTGATATTGTGCGGATACCGGATACACCTTTGTAAACCTACCTGATAGAATTAAGAACCTTGAACTACTTGAAGTAGAACTGTCAGAATAAAGCACGAGGCTCACTCTCTTTCGGAGCCGACCGTCGAACTGAGTAGACGTGTCGTTTTTGTATCTTCGGTCCTTGTGTATCATTCCGAAATGGATTAACTTTAGTTGTTCTATCCTTCCTGACTATGGTGTGGTGCAAGACCTTCGGCAGACTCTACAAGACTCTacaattttcatgtttgaatttagcgtattgttcatCCTAGAGTGACGAACAAAatccgttgcaaacaacaaagcaaaaagtaaacaaaccgcctctttgacatataaatgccagtcgaaagaaaatcggaaccggtcatgcctgattccgattttgaggaaggaatgtatctgtcaagAGCGTTTGGCAGATAacttctggaaaaatatgacagatacattccttgtctaataagggtatttaTCGTAGTTTCAAGCTCATCAAATGCGCTGCAAAACTCTTACATTATACGAACGGTAGGAATGAAAGGGATTTATTCGCGGTGGCCCATCCCCCTATCTCAtgcattattattatattgaTGGCTATTACGATGAGCCCTaccttttaaattttttccATCTTGGGAAAAACTCTGTGCCACCAAACTGTCAAACGTATGACTTGCTGAGCCTGCCCATGCACAAACCGTGCATCTAATTATGCGACCGCAATAAGccgcagttttgttttgtttctgttcgcGGTAGGTTGGTACTGGCCACGAGCGTGGCCATCTTCCCTTCGTTTTAGCTCTCCGGGACAAAGCGGGCCGTTTCGATACGTTCGAGAGGAGGTAAACTCTGCTGTTACGAGCAATTACTACAACCCTAGCCTTAGCCAAGATGCCTTCATCGAACCAAAATCTACGAAACCGGAAGGTAAGTGACAGGAACGTTGgattctatgtttttttttgctacaatTTGCTCCGCAACGGTTCGATTTGTCATCAAGACGAAGGGAGGAAAGAAACGTCAAAATTGTTCTGCGCTGTCGTAAATGTAAGCAAGAGGAAAACTAGGAACAGTAGCTCGGAAAGAGGTTTTTTGCGGTGGAAAGCGTTTTCCCGGGTGGCCTTTTTTGGTTGTAATAATTAGCTTCCGTTCCCGGGTCAGTGCGTAACGAGGGTAGAAAGTTTCCTCGAAAGTGGTACATCGGTGTCGTGGGTTGCTAGGATCTGCGGTGCTGCTGGATGCTGGATCGAACCGAAATTCGGCAACACGTTGACACAAACAAGTGTTTCTGATGCTGCAACAGGCTGACCTTCGCCGAGGGAATTGATTTGCATCGGTTCGATTGCATTCAGCCGCAACACCCGGAGGGTGTTGGCCATCGATGCGCTGCCGGGAGCTGCATTTAGCGGTGGACAATGGAGTATTGCCGTATCTGTTGAATTTTTGATAAGATAACGCGTCCAAGGCGGACTTGGAAGACAAATCTTCCACAGTCAGAATGGGATTCAAGTACGAATTGGTAATTATTTTATGCTCCAAAACTAAGAAGAGATATTATTCACACGTTGACCTTCCTGTATATCTCACCGCGTTACCACGACCATCACAGGTGGCTAGCTCGCGAAGATAATGGCGGAGATTGTGTTACCGATGAGAAGATGATTAGGCAACTTCGTCAATTGAATGAGTTGCATATTTTGTTGAAGAAGTTTGTCTTCGTAAATGTCGCCTCGGCGGTCAATCGAGTCGCTTTGTTTGTGTACGTCTTATCGACTTAGCGTTtataaaagtttgttttttctccacctTCCCATTTTCGTCTTTCGAACCAACACAGCTTCAACAGCAAGACTCATCGGAACGGACGGCACCGCCGGCCGGATCGCGGCGAAAAGGTCCCGGTGGCGCGAAGACCGGAGGCGCCACCAACTTACGCTTTTCGTTCATCTGCCTCGTTATCAGTGCCTCACTACTTATATTCCTCCTCGGTGCTTACACCGACTCGTTCCATCCGATCATCGACGGCATCGCCGGAAAGCTCGGTTACCATGAGAAAATCTATGCCGTCGTGATCGATGCCGGTTCCACCGGAAGCCGGGTGCTAGCATTCGAGTTTCACCATGGCTACCTCGATGGGCGGCTCGTACTTGATTATGAATTGTTCAAGCAGTCGAAACCGGGACTGTCTGCTTTTGCCGAGCGGCCGGAGGATGGCGCGGCCAGCATCGGAAAGCTACTGGAGGAGGCGAAAACGGTTGTGCCGCTGGAGAAACTTTCCCAGACGCCACTGGTGCTGAAGGCGACGGCCGGGCTTCGTCTGCTGAAACCGGAACAGGCAGAAGCGCTGCTGGCCGCCTGCCGGGCACTGTTTAAAACGTCCGGCTTTCTGGTGGACGAGCAGGCCGTGGAAATTATGGACGGTACGGACGAGGGCATCTTCTCCTGGTTCACGGTGAACTTCCTACTCGGAAAACTGAACGGCAGGAACACGGTGGCCGCATTGGATCTGGGTGGTGGAAGCACGCAGGTCACTTTCGCACCGAAGGACGTATCTCAGACGCCCCTGTACAAAGATTTCATGCACCGGGTACCGACGTTCAACTCGTACGTGGAGGTATTCACCAACAGCTACCTCGGGGCCGGATTGCACGCAATACGGCATGCCGTATTCACCCACCGGGCGCCCGAAAATCAGACGAAGCTTTCAAGCGAATGCGTCAATCCGATCATCCAGGATAAGCTGTTCCGCTACGGCACCGGCCAGTACTACATCAGTGGTAAGGAAAACCCGAAAGCCACGACGGTTCCGACGGTTGACTACGAACTGTGCGCGTCGATCGTGCGACAGAAGCTGCTGCCGACACTGAAACCCAAGCCGGTCACCCTGAAGCAGCATGAAATTTCGGCTTTCAGCTACTTTTTCGATCGTGCCATCGAAAACGGTCTTGTTGGTGAGTGGAATTCTGGACCTCATTGCGTCATACGCGCGAAACCCGGACTAATAACCCTCGAAATATCTCTTTTAGAACCCATGCTCGGAGGAGAAACAACTGTCGGACACTTTGTCACCCAATCGCGTGAAGTTTGCGCCAACCCAAACGCTG
Coding sequences within:
- the LOC131263047 gene encoding ectonucleoside triphosphate diphosphohydrolase 5 isoform X1, whose translation is MPSSNQNLRNRKLQQQDSSERTAPPAGSRRKGPGGAKTGGATNLRFSFICLVISASLLIFLLGAYTDSFHPIIDGIAGKLGYHEKIYAVVIDAGSTGSRVLAFEFHHGYLDGRLVLDYELFKQSKPGLSAFAERPEDGAASIGKLLEEAKTVVPLEKLSQTPLVLKATAGLRLLKPEQAEALLAACRALFKTSGFLVDEQAVEIMDGTDEGIFSWFTVNFLLGKLNGRNTVAALDLGGGSTQVTFAPKDVSQTPLYKDFMHRVPTFNSYVEVFTNSYLGAGLHAIRHAVFTHRAPENQTKLSSECVNPIIQDKLFRYGTGQYYISGKENPKATTVPTVDYELCASIVRQKLLPTLKPKPVTLKQHEISAFSYFFDRAIENGLVEPMLGGETTVGHFVTQSREVCANPNADQPFMCVDLVFISLLLEEGYGLKPKTPLKLYKKIDGHEISWALGCAYNILTSRENANKH
- the LOC131263047 gene encoding ectonucleoside triphosphate diphosphohydrolase 5 isoform X2, translating into MGFKYELLQQQDSSERTAPPAGSRRKGPGGAKTGGATNLRFSFICLVISASLLIFLLGAYTDSFHPIIDGIAGKLGYHEKIYAVVIDAGSTGSRVLAFEFHHGYLDGRLVLDYELFKQSKPGLSAFAERPEDGAASIGKLLEEAKTVVPLEKLSQTPLVLKATAGLRLLKPEQAEALLAACRALFKTSGFLVDEQAVEIMDGTDEGIFSWFTVNFLLGKLNGRNTVAALDLGGGSTQVTFAPKDVSQTPLYKDFMHRVPTFNSYVEVFTNSYLGAGLHAIRHAVFTHRAPENQTKLSSECVNPIIQDKLFRYGTGQYYISGKENPKATTVPTVDYELCASIVRQKLLPTLKPKPVTLKQHEISAFSYFFDRAIENGLVEPMLGGETTVGHFVTQSREVCANPNADQPFMCVDLVFISLLLEEGYGLKPKTPLKLYKKIDGHEISWALGCAYNILTSRENANKH